In Janthinobacterium rivuli, a single genomic region encodes these proteins:
- a CDS encoding DUF2809 domain-containing protein, with amino-acid sequence MFLVKPERRRLLQVGATVAVIALGLASRAYPQFVPAALGKYPGDALWAMMIVFALGIIATRMRTWQLASWSLLICLAVEFGQLVQAPWLVALRAHPLGHLVLGSAFGWVDLIAYTAGVAIAALVDKAALFKRR; translated from the coding sequence ATGTTCCTGGTAAAACCTGAACGCCGCCGCCTGCTGCAGGTGGGCGCAACCGTGGCTGTCATCGCGCTGGGCCTGGCCTCGCGCGCCTATCCCCAATTCGTCCCCGCCGCGCTCGGCAAGTATCCGGGCGACGCCCTGTGGGCCATGATGATCGTCTTTGCGCTGGGCATCATCGCCACGCGCATGCGCACCTGGCAACTGGCATCGTGGTCCCTGCTGATCTGCTTAGCCGTGGAATTTGGCCAGCTGGTCCAGGCGCCGTGGCTCGTCGCGCTGCGCGCGCATCCGCTGGGGCACCTGGTGCTGGGCTCTGCCTTCGGCTGGGTCGATCTGATCGCCTACACGGCCGGTGTGGCGATCGCGGCGCTGGTGGATAAAGCGGCGCTGTTCAAGCGCCGCTAG
- a CDS encoding LysR family transcriptional regulator, which translates to MARLEVNRSGELEVFVRVVELGGFSAAARACGMTPSAVSKLVARLEERLGARLLNRSTRQLQLTAEGCGLYERGRHVLAALDEAERCAGMQDVPRGKIRVNANVPFGQHFLLPLAPLFLERYPEVTLDIVLTDEVVDILEQRTDVAVRAGPLKSSSLLARKLGQTRMAIVAAPAYLARRGTPQTAAELASHNLLDANYARARSGWPLHLPEGDVVVPVVGNAQASDGEALRQLALVGLGLARLAAFQVRADIAAGRLQAVLEAFNPGDSEEVHAVFVGQGGHVPLRVRVFLDFLAQNVKLN; encoded by the coding sequence ATGGCCAGACTGGAAGTGAACCGTTCCGGCGAGCTGGAAGTGTTTGTGCGCGTGGTCGAGCTGGGCGGCTTTTCCGCCGCCGCGCGTGCCTGCGGCATGACGCCGTCGGCCGTCAGCAAGCTCGTTGCGCGGCTGGAAGAGCGCCTGGGCGCACGCCTGTTGAACCGTTCCACGCGCCAGCTGCAGCTGACTGCCGAGGGCTGCGGCCTGTACGAACGGGGCAGGCACGTGCTGGCGGCGCTGGACGAGGCCGAGCGCTGCGCCGGCATGCAGGATGTGCCGCGCGGCAAAATACGGGTCAATGCGAACGTGCCATTCGGCCAGCATTTTTTGCTGCCGCTGGCGCCCCTGTTCCTGGAACGCTATCCCGAGGTGACGCTCGACATCGTGCTCACGGATGAAGTGGTCGATATCCTCGAGCAGCGCACGGACGTGGCCGTGCGGGCGGGGCCATTGAAAAGTTCCAGCCTGCTGGCGCGCAAGCTGGGCCAGACGCGCATGGCCATCGTGGCCGCGCCAGCCTACCTGGCGCGGCGCGGAACGCCGCAGACAGCGGCCGAGCTGGCGTCGCACAACTTGCTTGATGCCAATTACGCGCGCGCCCGCTCGGGCTGGCCGCTGCACCTGCCCGAGGGCGACGTCGTCGTGCCTGTCGTCGGCAATGCGCAGGCCAGCGATGGCGAAGCCTTGCGGCAATTGGCGCTGGTGGGACTGGGATTGGCGCGCCTGGCCGCCTTCCAGGTGCGCGCCGATATCGCGGCCGGCCGTTTGCAGGCCGTGCTGGAAGCATTCAATCCCGGCGACAGCGAGGAAGTGCATGCCGTGTTCGTGGGCCAAGGCGGACATGTGCCGCTGCGCGTGCGCGTCTTTCTTGATTTCCTGGCGCAGAACGTCAAGCTGAACTGA
- a CDS encoding SGNH/GDSL hydrolase family protein, with translation MQRFPLLPAALVSLALSVSSAHAAEPPQAWLASWTASPQAVWRTDFLFPSNVPAVLQAQTVRQVARLSVGGPRVRIVLSNAYGKAPLRIGAATVALAASGSAIQPGSVRTLTFSGQPAASVAPGAPLVSDPVELSVPDLARLTVSIHLPQASPVSTFHWDGRETAWIAPHDQTQAARIDDGPGVQATTARLLLTAIQVEATAAGQAVAILGDSITDGASASLGMDARWPDFLAERLAPHGVAVVNAGISGGRLLSDGMGDNALARFERDVLAQPGVRTVIVLLGINDISWPGTAFAPREKRPTLEELTNGYAQLVAQARSRGVRVIAATLTPFAGALPGTPLSNYYQLDKDALRQQLNAWIRASGLFDAVLDFDALARDPAHPLRLLPDYDSGDHLHPGDAGNRALAEGIDLSLLFTNQSPRPAYKAVLR, from the coding sequence ATGCAACGATTTCCCCTCCTCCCCGCCGCCCTGGTGAGCCTGGCACTGAGTGTTTCCTCCGCCCATGCGGCCGAACCTCCTCAAGCCTGGCTGGCCAGCTGGACGGCCAGCCCGCAAGCCGTGTGGCGCACCGATTTCCTCTTCCCATCCAACGTACCCGCCGTGCTGCAAGCGCAAACCGTGCGCCAGGTGGCGCGCCTCAGCGTGGGCGGCCCGCGCGTGCGCATCGTGTTGTCGAACGCGTATGGCAAGGCGCCGCTGCGCATTGGCGCGGCCACGGTGGCCCTGGCCGCGTCCGGCTCAGCCATCCAACCCGGCAGCGTGCGCACGCTCACGTTTTCCGGCCAGCCGGCGGCCAGCGTGGCGCCGGGTGCGCCGCTCGTCAGCGACCCCGTCGAGCTGTCCGTGCCGGACCTGGCCCGCCTGACGGTGAGCATCCATTTGCCGCAAGCCAGTCCCGTCTCCACGTTTCACTGGGATGGCCGCGAGACGGCGTGGATCGCGCCGCATGACCAGACGCAGGCGGCGCGCATCGATGATGGGCCCGGCGTGCAAGCCACCACGGCGCGCCTTTTACTGACGGCCATCCAGGTGGAGGCGACGGCGGCGGGGCAAGCAGTGGCCATCCTTGGCGATTCCATCACCGATGGCGCCAGCGCCAGCCTGGGGATGGATGCGCGCTGGCCCGATTTCCTGGCTGAACGCCTGGCGCCGCACGGCGTGGCCGTGGTCAATGCGGGCATTTCCGGTGGGCGACTGTTGTCCGACGGCATGGGAGACAACGCCCTGGCGCGTTTCGAGCGCGACGTGCTGGCGCAGCCTGGCGTGCGCACGGTGATCGTCTTGTTGGGCATCAATGACATCAGCTGGCCCGGTACGGCGTTTGCGCCACGGGAAAAACGGCCGACATTGGAGGAATTAACAAACGGCTACGCCCAGCTGGTGGCCCAGGCCCGCAGCCGCGGCGTGCGCGTGATCGCGGCCACCCTGACGCCGTTCGCAGGCGCCCTGCCCGGCACGCCCCTGAGCAACTATTATCAGCTTGATAAAGATGCATTGCGACAGCAATTGAATGCGTGGATACGCGCCAGCGGCCTGTTTGATGCCGTCCTCGACTTCGATGCGCTGGCGCGCGACCCTGCGCACCCGCTGCGCCTGCTGCCCGATTACGACTCGGGCGACCACCTGCACCCGGGCGACGCGGGCAACCGCGCGCTGGCGGAAGGGATAGACCTGTCCCTACTGTTTACAAATCAATCACCGAGGCCTGCGTACAAAGCCGTGCTCAGGTAG
- the cysK gene encoding cysteine synthase A, with protein sequence MNIANDVTELIGNTPLVRINRIAAGSVATILAKLEFYNPAHSVKDRIGLAMIVAAEAAGKIHPDTVIVEPTSGNTGIALAMVCAARGYRCTLVMPDTMSRERRILLRAYGAELVLTPGSEGMLGAIRKAEELVAADPRYLMLQQFNNPANPAIHRATTAEEIWRDTDGQVDIVIAGVGTGGTITGIGEVLKERKPGVQVIAVEPEASPMLSKGTKGPHPIQGIGAGFVPQILNTTIYDEIICVKNDDAFATARLAASDEGLLVGISSGAALWAALQVARRPENAGKTIVTIIPSFGERYLSTALYAGLGD encoded by the coding sequence ATGAACATCGCCAACGACGTCACTGAACTGATCGGCAACACGCCCCTGGTGCGCATCAACCGCATCGCCGCCGGCAGTGTGGCCACCATCCTGGCCAAACTCGAATTCTACAATCCCGCGCACAGCGTCAAGGACCGTATCGGCCTGGCCATGATCGTCGCCGCGGAAGCCGCTGGCAAGATTCATCCTGATACCGTCATCGTCGAGCCCACCAGCGGCAACACGGGCATCGCGCTGGCCATGGTGTGCGCCGCGCGCGGCTACCGCTGCACCCTCGTCATGCCCGACACCATGAGCCGCGAGCGGCGCATCCTGCTGCGCGCCTATGGCGCCGAGCTGGTGCTTACGCCAGGCAGCGAAGGCATGCTGGGCGCCATCCGCAAGGCCGAGGAACTGGTGGCGGCCGACCCGCGCTACCTGATGCTGCAGCAATTCAACAATCCCGCGAATCCCGCCATCCACCGCGCCACGACGGCCGAGGAAATCTGGCGCGACACGGATGGGCAAGTCGATATCGTCATCGCCGGCGTGGGCACGGGTGGCACGATCACGGGCATTGGCGAAGTGCTGAAGGAACGCAAACCCGGCGTGCAAGTGATTGCCGTGGAACCGGAAGCGTCGCCGATGCTGTCGAAAGGCACGAAAGGGCCGCACCCGATCCAGGGAATCGGCGCCGGTTTCGTGCCGCAGATCCTCAACACGACCATCTACGACGAAATCATTTGCGTCAAGAACGACGACGCCTTCGCCACGGCGCGCCTGGCCGCCAGCGACGAAGGCTTGTTGGTCGGCATCTCGTCGGGTGCCGCCCTGTGGGCCGCCCTGCAAGTGGCGCGCCGTCCGGAAAACGCGGGCAAGACCATCGTCACCATCATCCCGTCGTTCGGCGAACGCTACCTGAGCACGGCTTTGTACGCAGGCCTCGGTGATTGA
- a CDS encoding FKBP-type peptidyl-prolyl cis-trans isomerase: protein MTRSSVLFALICSVAASLAQAQAPAPVPASAVSLSPGPVADKLILIDNKVGTGKEASAGNAVTVHYTGWLYRPLAKDSRGKKFDSSVGRGPFDFPLGKGMVIKGWDQGVAGMKVGGKRTLIIPGELAYGPRGAGNGDIPPNSALIFDVELLDVK from the coding sequence ATGACGCGTAGCTCCGTTTTGTTTGCCCTGATCTGCTCCGTCGCCGCGTCGCTGGCGCAGGCACAGGCGCCAGCGCCTGTTCCCGCCTCCGCCGTCTCGCTGAGCCCCGGCCCTGTCGCCGATAAACTGATCCTGATCGACAACAAGGTCGGCACGGGCAAGGAAGCGTCCGCCGGCAATGCAGTCACCGTGCACTACACGGGCTGGCTGTATCGTCCGCTGGCGAAAGATTCGCGCGGCAAGAAATTCGACAGCTCCGTGGGCCGTGGCCCGTTTGACTTCCCGCTCGGCAAGGGCATGGTCATCAAGGGCTGGGACCAGGGCGTGGCCGGCATGAAAGTGGGCGGCAAGCGCACCCTGATCATTCCAGGCGAACTGGCTTACGGTCCGCGCGGCGCCGGCAATGGCGACATTCCGCCGAACTCGGCACTGATCTTCGACGTGGAATTGCTGGACGTGAAGTAA
- the thpR gene encoding RNA 2',3'-cyclic phosphodiesterase, with amino-acid sequence MSPDTHCPRLFYALWPDAATRAALAAWQARLEGKPVRADKLHLTLAFLGQRPASELPALLDILAHTPARPMPLLFDHASHFAQLALAWAALAQPSPALLDLRAACMQRLAEQGLAPRFEHDRFTPHVTLARQAPPPAIGDFAPITWLADELVLVESLKSSGDYRILASRKLS; translated from the coding sequence TTGTCGCCCGATACCCATTGCCCCCGTCTGTTTTACGCGCTGTGGCCCGACGCGGCCACGCGCGCGGCGCTGGCCGCCTGGCAGGCGCGCCTGGAAGGCAAACCCGTGCGCGCGGACAAGCTGCACCTGACCCTGGCCTTCCTGGGTCAGCGCCCGGCCAGCGAGCTGCCGGCCCTGCTCGATATTCTGGCGCACACACCGGCGCGGCCCATGCCCTTGCTGTTCGATCACGCCAGCCACTTTGCGCAGCTGGCGCTGGCCTGGGCCGCGCTGGCGCAACCTTCGCCGGCCTTGCTGGACTTGCGCGCGGCCTGCATGCAGCGCTTGGCGGAACAGGGACTGGCGCCCCGCTTCGAGCACGACCGCTTTACGCCGCACGTGACCCTGGCGCGCCAGGCGCCGCCACCGGCCATCGGGGACTTCGCGCCCATCACCTGGCTGGCGGACGAGCTGGTGCTGGTGGAATCGCTGAAAAGCAGCGGCGACTACCGCATCCTGGCCAGCCGGAAACTAAGCTAG
- the tcdA gene encoding tRNA cyclic N6-threonylcarbamoyladenosine(37) synthase TcdA: MHTSTNEQISMDLTEIDFERRFGGIARLYGAPALERFRAAHVCVIGVGGVGSWIVEALARSAVGRLTLIDLDNVAESNINRQIQAMSDTIGQAKITALAERIELINPFCQVTQIEDFITPDNLEQLLGGRDFDYLVDAIDNAKAKAAVIAYCRARNIPMLTIGSAGGQTDPTLIAVRDLSKTEQEPLLKRVRKLLRTEYGFPRGVKNKFNVDAVFSMEPLSTPESAEACAIDGAPAAGVTGLNCAGFGSSVVVTASFGMVAAAHALKSLRQDKSAALPDAA; the protein is encoded by the coding sequence ATGCATACCTCCACCAATGAACAAATTTCCATGGACTTGACCGAGATCGATTTTGAGCGGCGTTTCGGCGGCATCGCCCGCCTGTACGGCGCCCCCGCGCTGGAACGCTTCCGCGCCGCGCATGTGTGTGTGATCGGCGTGGGCGGCGTCGGTTCCTGGATCGTCGAAGCGCTGGCGCGCAGCGCCGTCGGCCGCCTGACCCTGATCGACCTCGACAATGTTGCCGAATCGAATATCAACCGCCAGATCCAGGCCATGAGCGATACCATCGGCCAGGCCAAGATCACGGCCCTGGCCGAACGCATCGAACTGATCAACCCGTTTTGCCAGGTCACGCAGATCGAGGATTTTATTACTCCCGATAATCTGGAGCAGTTGCTGGGCGGGCGCGATTTCGACTACCTGGTCGACGCCATCGACAATGCCAAGGCGAAAGCGGCCGTGATCGCGTATTGCCGCGCGCGCAACATTCCCATGCTGACCATCGGCAGCGCGGGCGGCCAGACGGACCCGACCTTGATCGCCGTGCGCGACCTGTCGAAAACGGAACAGGAACCGCTGCTCAAGCGAGTACGCAAACTGTTGCGTACTGAATATGGTTTCCCGCGTGGCGTGAAAAACAAATTCAACGTCGACGCCGTGTTTTCCATGGAACCGTTGAGCACGCCAGAAAGCGCCGAAGCGTGCGCCATCGATGGCGCGCCCGCCGCCGGCGTCACGGGCCTGAACTGTGCCGGCTTCGGTTCCAGCGTGGTGGTGACGGCCAGCTTCGGCATGGTGGCGGCCGCCCATGCGCTGAAAAGCTTGCGCCAGGACAAATCAGCGGCCTTGCCGGACGCCGCCTAG
- the pdxH gene encoding pyridoxamine 5'-phosphate oxidase, whose translation MTSPLFDSVPGFDQPIAVLKHCHDKIRKQLTTLQNLLGHLAQHGNTADAQQAAKAVLQYFNKAAHLHHDDEEQDLMPMLQATATGDDAALLVTLVPEILADHQRMDQAWLTLRPELDAIAAGTGTQLADEGVAAYVAAYQAHMTKEEGHLAPMAKRLFSAQQMERLGTAMQRRRGIAPDAPELPAVPDAAAVLAAMRTDYVQSSLSETDVLADPIAQFQKWFAEAVNAQVMEPNAMDLSTVTPDGKPSSRIVLIKQFDERGFTWYTNYHSDKGQQLEHNPHAALLFFWRELERQVRIEGTVVKTTAAESDEYFNVRPLQSRLSAIASQQSAPIDSRAALESNYEAVAAAVGDAQPPRPAHWGGYRLQPERIEFWQGRRSRFHDRIVFTRGADGQWSMQRLQP comes from the coding sequence ATGACCTCTCCCCTGTTCGACTCCGTTCCCGGCTTTGACCAGCCCATCGCCGTGCTCAAGCATTGCCACGACAAGATCCGCAAGCAGCTGACGACCCTGCAAAACCTGCTGGGCCATCTGGCGCAGCACGGCAACACGGCGGACGCGCAGCAGGCGGCCAAGGCGGTGTTGCAATATTTCAATAAAGCGGCCCATCTGCACCATGACGATGAAGAGCAGGATTTGATGCCCATGCTGCAGGCGACCGCCACGGGCGACGATGCCGCCCTGCTGGTGACCCTGGTGCCGGAAATCCTTGCCGACCACCAGCGCATGGACCAGGCCTGGCTGACCCTGCGCCCGGAACTGGACGCCATCGCGGCCGGCACGGGCACCCAGCTGGCCGACGAGGGTGTGGCCGCCTATGTCGCCGCCTACCAGGCCCACATGACTAAGGAAGAGGGGCATTTGGCGCCGATGGCCAAGCGCCTGTTCAGCGCGCAACAGATGGAGCGGCTGGGTACGGCCATGCAGCGCCGCCGCGGCATCGCGCCCGATGCGCCGGAACTGCCCGCAGTGCCGGATGCGGCCGCCGTGCTGGCCGCCATGCGCACCGACTACGTGCAATCGAGCCTGAGCGAGACGGACGTGCTGGCCGATCCCATCGCCCAGTTCCAGAAATGGTTTGCCGAGGCCGTCAACGCGCAAGTGATGGAACCGAACGCCATGGACTTGTCCACCGTCACCCCTGATGGCAAGCCCAGCTCGCGCATCGTGCTGATCAAGCAGTTCGATGAACGGGGCTTTACCTGGTACACGAATTACCACAGCGACAAGGGCCAGCAGCTCGAACACAATCCACACGCCGCCCTGCTGTTCTTCTGGCGCGAGCTGGAGCGGCAAGTGCGCATCGAGGGCACGGTGGTGAAAACCACGGCGGCCGAGAGCGACGAGTATTTCAATGTGCGCCCCCTGCAAAGCCGCTTGTCGGCGATTGCCTCGCAGCAAAGCGCCCCCATCGACAGCCGGGCCGCGCTGGAAAGCAATTATGAGGCCGTGGCCGCCGCCGTCGGCGACGCGCAGCCGCCGCGCCCGGCACACTGGGGCGGCTACCGCTTGCAGCCCGAGCGCATCGAATTCTGGCAGGGACGCCGTTCGCGCTTCCACGACCGCATCGTGTTTACGCGTGGTGCTGACGGGCAATGGAGCATGCAACGCTTGCAACCTTAA
- a CDS encoding SAM-dependent methyltransferase: protein MFVQNQLKSWIASIRSKTALPLRIELWNGQHVDLSSETPRVTIRLPTVASARYLLNPSLANLGSAYVEGNIEVKGKAMDMISICNALARNTLKPEGKLARIVRSFTHDKSKDAEAIRYHYDVSNAFYEQFLDPALVYSCAYFEQGDETLAQAQVKKIDHILKKIQLQPGQTLLDIGCGWGALVIRAAQQYGARCVGVTLSENQYALARERVAAAGLAHLIDIRLQDYRDVTGQFDRITSVGMFEHVGLKHLPDYFSIIHKLLAPDGMAMNHGITSTDPENGETPYGGGEFIEKYVFPHGELAHIGNVLKTMQQGGLEVLDVENLRRHYARTCALWTENFEAHAEQIRPLAGERRFRIWHVYLAGCAYAFEQDLISLYQIVCVKAGRRSSTLPWSRNYMYAQDAKPAPVLEN from the coding sequence TTGTTTGTACAAAACCAACTCAAGTCCTGGATCGCCAGCATCCGCAGCAAGACCGCCTTGCCGCTACGCATAGAATTGTGGAACGGCCAGCACGTCGACCTGTCCAGCGAAACGCCCAGAGTCACCATCCGTTTGCCGACCGTCGCCTCGGCCCGCTATCTGCTGAACCCGTCGCTGGCCAACCTGGGCTCGGCCTATGTGGAAGGCAATATCGAGGTCAAGGGCAAAGCGATGGACATGATTTCCATCTGCAATGCCCTGGCGCGCAATACCTTGAAGCCGGAAGGCAAGCTGGCCCGCATCGTGCGCAGCTTTACGCACGACAAGAGCAAGGATGCGGAAGCCATCCGCTACCACTACGATGTGTCGAACGCGTTCTATGAACAGTTTCTCGACCCCGCCCTCGTGTATTCCTGCGCCTATTTTGAACAGGGCGATGAAACCCTGGCGCAGGCGCAAGTCAAGAAGATCGACCATATCCTGAAGAAAATCCAGCTGCAGCCGGGCCAGACCCTGCTCGACATCGGCTGCGGCTGGGGCGCGCTCGTCATCCGTGCCGCGCAGCAATATGGCGCCCGCTGCGTGGGCGTGACCCTGTCGGAAAACCAGTACGCGCTGGCGCGCGAGCGCGTGGCGGCGGCCGGCCTGGCGCACCTGATCGACATCCGCCTGCAAGATTACCGCGACGTCACGGGCCAGTTCGACCGCATCACCAGCGTGGGCATGTTCGAGCACGTGGGCCTGAAACACTTGCCCGACTACTTTTCCATCATCCATAAACTGCTGGCGCCGGACGGCATGGCGATGAACCACGGCATCACCTCGACCGATCCGGAGAATGGCGAGACGCCATACGGCGGCGGCGAATTCATCGAGAAATATGTGTTTCCGCACGGCGAGCTGGCGCACATCGGCAATGTCCTGAAAACCATGCAGCAAGGCGGGCTGGAAGTGCTGGATGTGGAAAACCTGCGGCGCCACTATGCGCGCACCTGCGCCCTGTGGACGGAGAATTTCGAAGCCCACGCCGAGCAGATCCGTCCGCTGGCGGGCGAACGGCGCTTCCGCATCTGGCACGTCTACCTGGCCGGCTGCGCCTATGCCTTCGAGCAAGATTTGATCAGCCTGTACCAGATCGTCTGCGTGAAGGCGGGCCGGCGCTCTTCCACGCTGCCCTGGTCGCGCAACTACATGTATGCGCAGGACGCCAAGCCGGCGCCCGTGCTCGAGAACTGA
- the msrA gene encoding peptide-methionine (S)-S-oxide reductase MsrA, producing MHQQTEVAVFGGGCFWCLAAVYGEVRGVTRVEAGYTGGKVPDPSYEQVCTGETGHAEVVRLEFDPAIISYHDLLEIFFTLHDPTTLNRQGNDVGTQYRSVIHYQSSTQESVARKVVAEMAGVWDAPIVTQLAPAAVFYPAEECHQNYVEQHPLQGYCALVVVPKVEKFRAMYAGRLK from the coding sequence ATGCATCAACAGACGGAAGTGGCGGTATTCGGCGGTGGCTGTTTCTGGTGCCTGGCCGCCGTGTACGGGGAAGTGCGCGGCGTGACGCGCGTCGAGGCCGGCTACACGGGCGGCAAGGTGCCTGACCCCAGCTATGAACAGGTGTGCACGGGCGAGACGGGCCACGCGGAAGTGGTGCGCCTGGAATTCGATCCCGCCATCATCAGCTACCACGACTTGCTGGAAATCTTTTTTACCTTGCACGACCCCACGACCTTGAATCGCCAGGGAAATGATGTTGGCACGCAATACCGTTCCGTCATCCATTACCAGTCGTCCACGCAGGAAAGCGTGGCGCGCAAGGTCGTGGCCGAGATGGCCGGTGTGTGGGATGCGCCCATCGTCACGCAACTGGCGCCAGCCGCCGTCTTTTATCCAGCCGAGGAGTGCCACCAGAATTATGTCGAGCAGCATCCCTTGCAGGGCTATTGCGCGCTGGTCGTCGTGCCGAAGGTGGAGAAATTTCGCGCCATGTACGCGGGACGCCTGAAGTGA
- a CDS encoding flavin reductase family protein, whose product MNTRSPRAPAQEFDTTHFRQALSQFATGVTVITTRLADGSFRGLTASSFNSVSLSPPLVLWSLGSVANSMPIFSGNSHYVINVLGADQAELATRFSRRTPNPFDDVEYELSRTGQPILKGASAWFECHNRSRYPEGDHVIFVGEVEQCAFAAQPPLIFHNGKFNTPPA is encoded by the coding sequence ATGAACACACGCTCTCCCCGCGCGCCAGCGCAAGAATTCGATACGACACATTTCCGCCAGGCACTGTCACAGTTTGCCACCGGCGTGACGGTCATCACGACGCGCCTGGCCGACGGCAGTTTCCGTGGCTTGACGGCCAGTTCCTTCAATTCCGTCTCGCTGTCGCCGCCGCTGGTGCTGTGGAGCCTCGGTTCCGTGGCGAACAGCATGCCCATTTTCAGCGGCAACTCGCATTACGTCATCAATGTGCTGGGCGCCGACCAGGCGGAACTGGCGACGCGTTTTTCACGCCGCACGCCGAATCCCTTCGACGATGTCGAGTACGAACTGTCGCGCACGGGCCAGCCCATCCTGAAAGGCGCATCGGCCTGGTTCGAATGCCACAACCGCAGCCGCTATCCGGAAGGCGACCACGTCATTTTCGTGGGCGAAGTGGAACAATGCGCGTTTGCCGCGCAGCCGCCCTTGATCTTCCACAATGGGAAGTTCAATACCCCGCCAGCCTGA
- a CDS encoding OmpW/AlkL family protein has translation MKNRLNTAVRVLAAAAAMAMATGASAQSAGTWMVKAGLNKITPHVDSGDISAPALPGTKADVKSDTKPILTFAYMITDNVSAEMILGVPYKHDLIGDGSIKGTGKLGTAEALPPTAFIQYRFFQPNAMIRPYVGAGLTYAYFQKEKGSGQMTALLDPGGKPVTYRMDNKLTGSLVVGSTLAFNERWFADVAVVKTYLKTKAKFSTGQTQDIKLDPVAVSISIGYNFTL, from the coding sequence ATGAAGAATCGTTTGAATACCGCTGTACGCGTGCTGGCCGCGGCTGCCGCGATGGCCATGGCGACGGGCGCTTCGGCGCAAAGCGCAGGCACCTGGATGGTCAAAGCCGGCCTCAACAAGATCACACCGCACGTGGACAGTGGCGACATTTCCGCGCCGGCACTGCCGGGCACGAAAGCCGACGTCAAGTCGGATACCAAGCCCATCCTGACCTTTGCCTACATGATCACGGACAATGTTTCCGCTGAAATGATCCTGGGCGTGCCGTACAAGCATGACCTGATCGGCGACGGTTCCATCAAGGGCACGGGCAAGCTGGGGACGGCGGAAGCCTTGCCGCCGACGGCCTTCATCCAGTACCGTTTCTTCCAGCCCAATGCGATGATCCGCCCCTACGTGGGCGCGGGCTTGACGTATGCCTATTTCCAAAAGGAAAAAGGTTCGGGCCAGATGACGGCCTTGCTGGATCCGGGTGGAAAACCAGTGACCTACCGCATGGACAACAAGCTGACCGGCAGCCTAGTGGTCGGCAGCACCCTGGCCTTCAACGAGCGTTGGTTTGCCGATGTGGCCGTGGTCAAGACCTACCTGAAAACCAAGGCGAAATTCTCGACGGGGCAGACGCAGGACATCAAGCTCGACCCGGTTGCCGTGAGTATCAGCATCGGGTATAACTTTACCCTGTAA